One segment of Pyxidicoccus xibeiensis DNA contains the following:
- a CDS encoding serine/threonine protein kinase — protein sequence MSNPSDSRRAGGVVLFTNGDTSYEFFRDLGQGRVGERILLAQTRTAQRLGPGVVLKCVPVPQVANMTEKYRRTRARLEEEVRLAQYLQHPRIARIHGLFEMESGLCVAMENVEGLTLNTLLSVAQACGRYFSEAFILYVGAEVAAALDYAHTRTDDAGVPLGIVNRDVNPARIRLDPHGQVKLTDFGVALSRLAGRLATSLPRPQGEVLYAAPEMLLGEVVDARADLFSLGLTLLEFATGRHLYDPGHLRIEDVEARLSREEREQALTASVASMVTELPPFAEDAIWCAMAYRSEDVERAAVGLPVPLRDILHTLLRRNPAERCATAAELENVIRARLAQLGPYSSADAVKEVQQALVEAGDRLRDFDLPDDEGGITPFFAEAASANELSTETEPPSGPRKAAASTRHPDEVTTAPGGRSHRASNQSQT from the coding sequence ATGTCCAATCCGTCTGACTCTCGGCGTGCCGGGGGCGTTGTCCTATTCACGAATGGCGACACCTCATACGAGTTCTTCCGGGACCTGGGGCAAGGCCGCGTTGGTGAGCGCATCCTCCTCGCCCAGACCCGCACCGCGCAGCGGCTTGGCCCCGGCGTGGTGCTCAAGTGCGTGCCAGTGCCGCAAGTGGCGAATATGACCGAGAAGTACCGGCGCACCCGTGCTCGGCTGGAGGAAGAGGTCAGGTTGGCGCAGTACCTCCAGCACCCGCGCATTGCCCGTATCCACGGCCTTTTTGAAATGGAGTCCGGCCTGTGCGTGGCGATGGAGAACGTCGAGGGGCTGACGCTCAACACGCTACTGAGCGTGGCTCAGGCGTGCGGTCGCTACTTCTCCGAGGCGTTCATCCTCTACGTGGGCGCGGAAGTCGCGGCTGCCCTGGACTACGCGCACACGCGCACGGATGACGCGGGCGTGCCGTTGGGCATCGTCAACCGCGACGTGAACCCGGCCCGCATTCGCTTGGATCCCCACGGGCAGGTGAAGCTGACGGACTTCGGCGTGGCGCTCTCGCGTTTGGCGGGGCGGCTGGCCACCTCGCTCCCGCGTCCCCAGGGCGAAGTCCTCTACGCCGCGCCGGAGATGTTGCTGGGGGAGGTGGTGGACGCTCGGGCGGACCTGTTCTCCCTGGGCCTCACGTTGCTGGAGTTCGCTACCGGGCGGCACCTCTACGATCCGGGCCACTTGCGCATCGAGGACGTGGAGGCGCGGCTATCAAGAGAGGAACGTGAGCAGGCACTCACGGCCTCGGTGGCGTCCATGGTGACGGAGTTGCCGCCGTTCGCCGAGGACGCCATCTGGTGCGCCATGGCCTACCGCTCCGAGGACGTGGAGCGCGCGGCGGTAGGGTTGCCGGTGCCACTTCGGGACATCCTCCACACGCTGTTGCGGCGCAACCCCGCTGAGCGCTGCGCCACGGCCGCCGAACTAGAAAACGTCATACGTGCGCGGCTGGCGCAGTTGGGGCCGTACTCCAGTGCAGACGCGGTAAAGGAAGTTCAACAGGCGCTCGTAGAGGCAGGGGACAGACTCAGGGACTTTGACCTGCCGGACGACGAAGGTGGAATCACCCCGTTTTTTGCCGAGGCCGCCAGTGCGAACGAGCTTTCGACGGAAACCGAGCCTCCCAGCGGGCCGCGTAAGGCTGCCGCTTCGACGCGCCACCCGGACGAGGTGACAACCGCGCCCGGTGGACGGTCGCATCGGGCGAGCAATCAGTCGCAAACTTGA
- a CDS encoding serine/threonine protein kinase, giving the protein MLTAISPAHLQPGQMVDGWRVVRLLGSGTYGAVYLVEKDGQRFAMKIAMHRASSGDAEQADARLMREMVCLVQVSGHPNIVRVHAHGRWPDVTKGWIYVVLDYVEGYTLGEWVEQMHPTAREVVRVFVKLAAALAHLHERGVFHRDLKLGNILVRASDGEPFILDFSAGDYTLAPELTDTPLPPGTRRYRSPEASRFLRDHGDEHGARYEFKATDDVYALGICLYDVLTNAQPASEPPRVLVGGQWPPPAPHTVNPRVPEPLSTAALHFIARQPEKRAPTAEVMRRELDALLPQQGTEWVVPLHVPAPHLQLAPPAPEEELQVAPRPPRRRWAVAIAAVALVMAALAGHALLRPSAPPVAHSPEARGSATPSITRDAGFGAVAATSPPAPAASSPGVALPPPAPVQKESPPVKRAPPPMSLPSDSTAMKPRVPASRPSWPPSPWATFLKTCAGATAAAALQLGCPGAQVRPEPADCPAEARDVMFNWERKDGLLLRPGYSVALTVDRNQPGAQMDSRGEGVHSDGPVTGLVLYSSHKGMPAGTLLSGYLWTGGEVAVGRYTEAQLPDGRTVPVCVVLGKKGYVEKGDDSKPGAVRIPRTFPAYAVERWP; this is encoded by the coding sequence ATGTTGACCGCGATAAGTCCGGCGCACCTGCAACCCGGGCAGATGGTAGACGGCTGGCGTGTGGTGCGGCTGCTGGGCTCGGGCACCTATGGCGCCGTCTACCTCGTAGAGAAGGACGGCCAGCGCTTCGCGATGAAGATCGCCATGCACCGCGCCAGCAGCGGAGACGCGGAGCAGGCGGATGCGCGACTCATGCGGGAGATGGTGTGCCTCGTCCAGGTCAGCGGCCATCCCAACATTGTACGCGTCCACGCCCACGGGCGCTGGCCTGACGTGACAAAGGGCTGGATCTACGTCGTTCTCGACTACGTGGAGGGCTACACGTTGGGCGAGTGGGTGGAGCAGATGCACCCGACGGCGCGTGAGGTGGTGCGCGTGTTCGTCAAGCTCGCGGCGGCCCTTGCCCATCTGCACGAGCGGGGCGTCTTTCACCGGGACTTGAAGTTGGGCAACATCCTCGTGCGAGCCTCTGACGGCGAGCCCTTCATCCTGGATTTCAGCGCGGGAGACTACACGCTGGCCCCGGAGTTGACGGACACGCCGCTGCCGCCTGGCACCCGTCGCTATCGCTCTCCCGAGGCGTCGCGTTTCCTGCGCGACCACGGGGACGAGCACGGCGCGCGCTACGAGTTCAAGGCGACCGATGACGTGTACGCGCTGGGCATCTGCCTCTATGACGTGTTGACGAATGCGCAGCCAGCCAGCGAGCCGCCGCGTGTGCTGGTAGGGGGCCAGTGGCCGCCACCCGCCCCGCATACCGTCAATCCGCGAGTGCCTGAACCGCTGAGCACTGCGGCCCTGCACTTCATTGCCCGCCAGCCGGAGAAGCGAGCGCCTACGGCCGAAGTCATGCGCCGGGAACTGGATGCGTTGCTGCCTCAACAGGGTACTGAGTGGGTGGTGCCCTTGCATGTGCCCGCACCGCACCTCCAGCTTGCGCCCCCTGCACCGGAGGAGGAGCTGCAAGTAGCACCCCGGCCCCCACGGAGGCGCTGGGCGGTCGCGATAGCCGCTGTGGCGCTCGTCATGGCGGCCCTGGCTGGTCATGCGCTGTTGCGCCCCTCCGCGCCCCCGGTAGCGCATTCTCCAGAGGCCAGGGGGAGCGCGACACCTTCCATTACTCGGGACGCAGGCTTCGGCGCCGTGGCCGCCACCTCTCCTCCAGCGCCCGCCGCGTCGTCCCCTGGGGTAGCTTTGCCCCCTCCCGCCCCTGTTCAGAAGGAAAGCCCTCCCGTGAAGCGCGCTCCCCCTCCCATGTCCCTCCCCTCTGATTCCACCGCCATGAAGCCGAGGGTCCCCGCCTCACGTCCGAGCTGGCCTCCGTCGCCGTGGGCGACCTTCCTCAAGACGTGCGCGGGTGCGACGGCCGCCGCCGCGCTCCAGTTGGGTTGCCCGGGTGCCCAGGTGCGTCCTGAACCCGCTGACTGTCCCGCCGAGGCGCGCGATGTCATGTTCAACTGGGAGCGCAAGGATGGGTTGCTCTTGCGTCCGGGTTACTCGGTGGCGCTCACCGTGGACAGGAACCAGCCCGGCGCTCAAATGGACTCGCGGGGGGAAGGGGTCCATTCTGACGGCCCTGTGACCGGGTTGGTGCTATACAGCAGCCACAAAGGGATGCCCGCGGGCACGTTGCTGTCGGGCTACCTGTGGACGGGTGGAGAGGTGGCCGTGGGCCGCTACACCGAGGCGCAACTCCCCGATGGCCGCACCGTCCCGGTCTGCGTCGTACTGGGAAAGAAGGGGTACGTGGAGAAGGGGGATGACTCCAAGCCGGGGGCGGTTCGGATCCCTAGGACCTTCCCTGCCTATGCCGTCGAGCGCTGGCCGTAG